A single genomic interval of Tsukamurella paurometabola harbors:
- a CDS encoding prealbumin-like fold domain-containing protein, with the protein MSADIAAGGITNEEDAMWNPNRRNRIRRALVLPAAFVPMLGLVPAVAGAEPTTPAPAPVTTPAPTTTTTPPAPTPPRTSTPTAPATTPTAPATTPSPTITLPTTPLPTTTPPPQGPPGRLTVAAVQIIDAKTQGIGVPGATVRVQGCSGGPAATLSHGGATTVTGPCVRATVERVPTNWHLVSPSVQTRTSTSGRVDFLFSLERGGIVPPTSTTPPPNRHVRFTLAARDQDGRGVASEYAVAECDTWRPLGGARTDGAGDGGGAFPRDCVSVVPTAWPSSCVLLGPNAYSRVEGNGVNRLAFRFRCGVTVPPGEVETEGTLVKTDRVTGAPLAGASFVISRCGSDEAIRAVTTGENGVAAFALPSGCYRATETAAPAGYVRDAAAVPFEVRLTPRFEVRVTNTKIGAGPVVRNPGVRVPIASIPSGRSL; encoded by the coding sequence AACCCGAACCGGAGGAACCGGATCCGACGCGCGCTGGTGCTGCCGGCGGCGTTCGTCCCGATGCTGGGCCTGGTGCCCGCGGTCGCAGGAGCCGAGCCGACCACACCGGCGCCGGCCCCGGTCACGACCCCGGCGCCAACGACGACCACGACGCCGCCGGCGCCCACGCCGCCACGGACGTCGACACCCACCGCGCCCGCGACGACGCCGACCGCCCCGGCGACCACACCGTCACCGACGATCACACTCCCGACCACGCCGCTGCCGACCACCACGCCGCCGCCGCAGGGTCCGCCCGGCCGACTCACCGTCGCCGCGGTCCAGATCATCGATGCGAAGACGCAGGGCATCGGCGTCCCCGGCGCGACCGTCCGCGTCCAGGGCTGCTCCGGCGGCCCCGCCGCGACACTCTCGCACGGCGGCGCCACGACGGTGACCGGCCCGTGCGTCCGCGCCACCGTGGAGAGGGTGCCGACCAACTGGCACCTGGTCTCCCCGTCGGTGCAGACCAGGACGTCGACCTCGGGCCGCGTCGACTTCCTCTTCAGCCTGGAGCGCGGCGGCATCGTCCCGCCGACGTCGACCACACCGCCGCCGAACCGGCACGTCCGGTTCACGCTGGCCGCCCGCGACCAGGACGGGCGGGGCGTCGCCTCCGAGTACGCGGTCGCCGAGTGCGACACCTGGCGGCCGCTGGGCGGCGCGCGCACCGATGGCGCCGGCGACGGCGGAGGCGCGTTCCCCCGCGACTGCGTCAGCGTCGTGCCGACGGCGTGGCCGTCGTCGTGTGTGCTCCTCGGCCCGAACGCCTACTCCCGGGTCGAGGGCAACGGCGTGAACCGGCTGGCCTTCCGCTTCCGGTGCGGTGTGACCGTCCCGCCCGGCGAGGTCGAGACCGAGGGCACCCTGGTCAAGACGGACCGCGTCACGGGAGCCCCGCTCGCCGGCGCGTCCTTCGTGATCTCCCGTTGCGGCTCCGACGAGGCGATCCGCGCCGTGACCACCGGGGAGAACGGCGTCGCCGCGTTCGCGCTGCCGTCGGGCTGCTACCGGGCCACCGAGACCGCCGCCCCCGCCGGGTACGTCCGCGACGCCGCGGCAGTCCCCTTCGAGGTGCGACTGACGCCGCGGTTCGAGGTGCGCGTCACCAACACCAAGATCGGCGCCGGGCCCGTGGTCCGCAATCCCGGCGTCCGCGTCCCGATCGCTTCGATCCCGTCCGGGCGGAGCCTGTGA
- a CDS encoding class F sortase, whose protein sequence is MRRGGRSVAVAAAAVFALAGCGSTVDGSAAAPSSNPSAQSDLRPPVSATATEPTAPVSVTVDGARAPIDAVATDSQGALYPPTDVNRLGWWVDSALPGSGAGSVVVTGHVDDARQGAGYAKRFSGLARGDEVTLTGKDGASVRYRVTRTASVHKGVLPTDDLNRLDGPETLILVTCGGRFVGPPMGYENNDLVYAERA, encoded by the coding sequence ATGCGGCGCGGTGGGAGGTCGGTGGCCGTGGCCGCCGCGGCGGTGTTCGCCCTCGCGGGGTGCGGGAGCACCGTCGACGGGTCGGCGGCGGCACCGTCGTCCAACCCGAGCGCGCAGAGCGACCTGCGGCCGCCGGTCAGCGCGACGGCGACGGAACCGACCGCGCCGGTCTCCGTCACCGTCGACGGGGCGAGGGCCCCGATCGACGCCGTCGCCACCGACTCGCAGGGCGCCCTCTACCCGCCGACGGACGTGAACCGGCTCGGCTGGTGGGTCGACTCCGCTCTGCCGGGTTCCGGGGCCGGGTCGGTCGTCGTCACCGGACACGTCGACGACGCCCGGCAGGGCGCCGGCTACGCGAAGCGCTTCTCCGGGCTCGCGCGGGGCGACGAGGTCACCCTCACGGGCAAGGACGGGGCGTCCGTGCGGTACCGCGTCACCCGCACCGCGTCGGTGCACAAGGGCGTCCTGCCGACGGACGACCTGAACCGGCTCGACGGTCCCGAGACCCTGATCCTCGTCACCTGCGGCGGGCGGTTCGTGGGTCCGCCGATGGGTTACGAGAACAACGATCTCGTCTACGCGGAGCGCGCCTGA
- a CDS encoding SDR family NAD(P)-dependent oxidoreductase has product MRIDLSGRTALVTGSTQGIGLAIAAGLAQAGARVGINGRSEGRVGGAITALRDRVPGADLVPVVADVTVEIEAEHAVSELGAVDVLVNNLGVFGAADPLEISDDEWRRYFDVNVLAAVRLTRLLLPGMTDRGWGRVLNIASDSAIVTPAEMIHYGVSKTALLGVSRGFAKAAAGTGVTVNSVIAGPTHTGGVEDFVYQLVSRDLPWEEAQREFMRLHRPQSLIQRLIEPEEIANMVVYLSSPLASATTGGAVRVDGGYVDSILP; this is encoded by the coding sequence ATGCGTATCGACCTGAGCGGGCGGACCGCCCTCGTGACCGGATCCACCCAGGGCATCGGCCTCGCCATCGCCGCCGGCCTCGCGCAGGCGGGCGCACGGGTGGGGATCAACGGGCGATCGGAGGGCCGCGTCGGCGGCGCGATCACGGCCCTCCGCGACCGGGTGCCCGGGGCGGACCTGGTCCCCGTCGTCGCGGACGTCACCGTCGAGATCGAGGCCGAGCACGCGGTCTCCGAGCTCGGCGCGGTCGACGTCCTGGTGAACAATCTGGGCGTCTTCGGCGCCGCGGACCCGCTCGAGATCTCCGACGACGAATGGCGCCGCTACTTCGACGTCAACGTGCTCGCCGCGGTGCGCCTGACGCGACTCCTGTTGCCCGGTATGACGGACCGCGGGTGGGGGCGCGTGCTCAACATCGCGAGCGACTCCGCGATCGTCACTCCGGCCGAGATGATCCACTACGGCGTCTCCAAGACCGCTCTGCTCGGTGTGTCCCGCGGCTTCGCGAAGGCCGCGGCGGGCACCGGCGTCACGGTCAATTCGGTGATCGCCGGCCCCACGCACACCGGCGGCGTCGAGGACTTCGTCTACCAGCTGGTGAGCCGCGACCTGCCGTGGGAGGAGGCGCAGCGCGAATTCATGCGCCTGCACCGCCCGCAGTCGCTGATCCAGCGCCTCATCGAGCCGGAGGAGATCGCGAACATGGTGGTGTACCTCAGCTCGCCGCTCGCCTCCGCCACGACGGGCGGCGCGGTCCGTGTCGACGGCGGGTACGTGGACTCGATCCTGCCCTGA
- a CDS encoding ABC-F family ATP-binding cassette domain-containing protein — MITATDLEVRAGVRTLLTAPGDQLRVQAGDRIGLVGRNGAGKTTTMRILAGEGEPYAGRIISSGDVGYLPQDPREGDLDVLAKDRVLSARGLDQILAQMAKQQVRMAELVGDELDTAVRKYGNLEERFSSLGGYAAESEAARICNSLALPERVLEQPLRTLSGGQRRRVELARILFAASDGSGGKSNTTLLLDEPTNHLDADSIGWLRTFLQNHDGGLIVISHDVDLLADVVNRVWFLDAVRGEADVYNMGWKKYIDARATDEQRRRRERANAEKKAGALRAQAAKMGAKATKAVAAQNMLRRAERMMNELDDVRVEDKTARIKFPAPAACSKTPLMVKNLTKTYGSLEIFTGVDFAIDKGSRVVVLGLNGAGKTTLLKLLAGVETPDTGGLEPGRGLKIGYFAQEHDTLDDEASVWDNIRHASPDAGEQDLRGLLGAFMFTGPQLEQPAGTLSGGEKTRLALAGLVSSAANVLLLDEPTNNLDPVSREQVLEALRSYEGAVVLVTHDPGAAEALNPERVILLPDGTEDHWNAEYQELIELA, encoded by the coding sequence GTGATCACCGCGACCGACCTCGAAGTGCGCGCCGGCGTCCGCACCCTGCTGACCGCGCCGGGCGACCAGTTGCGGGTGCAGGCGGGCGACCGGATCGGCCTCGTCGGCCGCAACGGCGCCGGCAAGACCACCACCATGCGGATCCTCGCCGGCGAGGGCGAGCCCTACGCGGGCCGCATCATCTCCAGCGGCGACGTGGGCTACCTGCCCCAGGACCCGCGGGAGGGCGACCTCGACGTGCTCGCCAAGGACCGCGTGCTCTCCGCCCGCGGGCTCGATCAGATCCTGGCGCAGATGGCGAAGCAGCAGGTCCGCATGGCCGAGTTGGTCGGCGACGAGCTGGACACCGCGGTGCGCAAGTACGGCAACCTCGAGGAGCGCTTCTCCTCGCTCGGCGGGTACGCGGCCGAGTCCGAGGCGGCCCGGATCTGCAACAGCCTGGCGCTGCCCGAACGGGTGCTGGAGCAGCCGCTGCGCACCCTGTCCGGCGGCCAGCGCCGCCGCGTCGAGCTGGCCCGCATCCTGTTCGCGGCGTCCGACGGCTCCGGCGGCAAGTCGAACACGACGCTGCTGCTCGACGAGCCCACCAACCACCTCGACGCCGACTCGATCGGCTGGCTGCGCACCTTCCTGCAGAACCACGACGGCGGGCTCATCGTGATCAGCCACGACGTGGACCTGCTGGCCGACGTGGTGAACCGCGTGTGGTTCCTCGACGCCGTGCGCGGCGAGGCCGACGTCTACAACATGGGCTGGAAGAAGTACATCGACGCCCGTGCCACGGACGAGCAGCGCCGCCGCCGCGAGCGGGCCAACGCCGAGAAGAAGGCGGGCGCGCTGCGGGCCCAGGCCGCGAAGATGGGCGCCAAGGCGACCAAGGCCGTCGCCGCGCAGAACATGCTGCGCCGCGCGGAGCGCATGATGAACGAGCTCGATGACGTGCGCGTCGAGGACAAGACCGCGCGGATCAAGTTCCCGGCCCCCGCGGCCTGTAGCAAGACGCCGCTCATGGTGAAGAACCTCACCAAGACCTACGGCTCGCTGGAGATCTTCACCGGCGTCGACTTCGCCATCGACAAGGGCTCGCGCGTCGTGGTGCTCGGCCTCAACGGCGCGGGCAAGACCACCCTGCTGAAGCTGCTCGCCGGCGTCGAGACACCGGACACGGGCGGTCTCGAACCCGGCCGCGGACTCAAGATCGGGTACTTCGCGCAGGAGCACGACACCCTCGACGACGAGGCCTCGGTGTGGGACAACATCCGGCACGCCTCACCGGACGCGGGGGAGCAGGACCTGCGCGGCCTGCTCGGCGCGTTCATGTTCACGGGCCCGCAGCTCGAGCAGCCCGCGGGAACGCTGTCCGGCGGTGAGAAGACCCGCCTCGCGCTCGCGGGGCTGGTGTCCTCGGCGGCGAACGTCCTGCTGCTCGACGAGCCCACGAACAACCTCGACCCCGTCAGCCGGGAGCAGGTGCTCGAGGCGCTGCGCTCCTACGAGGGCGCCGTCGTCCTGGTGACGCACGACCCGGGGGCCGCCGAGGCGCTCAACCCGGAACGCGTGATCCTCCTGCCCGACGGCACCGAGGATCATTGGAATGCCGAGTACCAGGAGCTCATCGAGCTCGCCTGA
- a CDS encoding sensor domain-containing diguanylate cyclase, whose amino-acid sequence MSPRSRRYGRNVRRLARILTDRSGWREAGRAEYAFATSGIIGQGGGLALRFVVSALAIVLLPIGVVSLFLPIGPSTPAATVAYLGGSIGGAVLGVWWLLRRRRSCRDAIVFVACADVLLLISALTMSGYGLVGTTMYFGMLAMLVAFLLGWRILLLHCLFSTAAVIAATVVTVHAHGIAFGELYPVVAPAATIAIALPLIVQFVVEAGRRGLGQVTLERDHDTLTGLYGRRGLDAEMRRRLRGDADGVCVVAVLDLDGFKAFNDAYGHQAGDRRLVETARCLQAGIPTAALARMGGDEFLIVGTGARRADVEAILGAVRALVVAQEGPPLIAASVGVAIVPVRDPRRLPEAIEIADTALYEAKADRSLRIVVRDPCGAVAPAQAPTDPDPRVSGVTAPQTEVRSAPPDR is encoded by the coding sequence GTGAGTCCTCGGTCGCGACGGTACGGCAGGAACGTTCGCCGACTCGCGCGCATCCTCACCGATCGATCCGGGTGGCGGGAGGCGGGGCGCGCCGAGTACGCCTTCGCCACGTCGGGCATCATCGGCCAGGGCGGCGGTCTCGCGCTCCGCTTCGTGGTGTCGGCCCTCGCCATCGTCCTGCTGCCGATCGGCGTGGTGAGCCTGTTCCTCCCGATCGGGCCGTCCACCCCGGCGGCGACCGTGGCGTATCTCGGGGGATCGATCGGCGGAGCGGTCCTGGGCGTGTGGTGGCTGCTGCGCCGCAGGCGGTCGTGCCGGGACGCCATCGTCTTCGTCGCGTGCGCGGACGTCCTGCTCCTGATCTCCGCCCTGACCATGTCCGGCTACGGGCTCGTCGGGACGACGATGTACTTCGGCATGCTCGCGATGCTGGTCGCGTTCCTGCTGGGCTGGCGGATCCTGCTGCTGCACTGCCTGTTCAGCACCGCGGCCGTGATCGCGGCGACGGTGGTGACCGTGCACGCCCACGGGATCGCCTTCGGCGAGCTCTATCCCGTCGTGGCGCCCGCCGCGACCATCGCGATCGCGCTCCCGCTCATCGTCCAGTTCGTGGTGGAGGCCGGGCGACGGGGGCTCGGTCAGGTCACCCTCGAGCGGGACCACGACACGCTCACGGGACTCTACGGACGACGGGGCCTCGACGCCGAGATGCGGCGGCGGCTGCGCGGGGACGCCGACGGCGTGTGCGTGGTCGCGGTCCTCGATCTCGACGGTTTCAAGGCCTTCAACGACGCGTACGGCCACCAGGCCGGTGACCGGCGACTGGTGGAGACGGCGCGGTGCCTGCAGGCCGGGATTCCGACGGCGGCGCTCGCCCGGATGGGCGGCGACGAGTTCCTCATCGTGGGGACCGGCGCCCGTCGCGCCGACGTCGAGGCGATCCTCGGCGCGGTCCGCGCCCTCGTCGTCGCGCAGGAGGGTCCGCCGCTGATCGCTGCGAGTGTGGGCGTGGCCATCGTGCCCGTGCGTGACCCGCGCCGTCTGCCCGAGGCGATCGAGATCGCGGACACGGCCCTGTACGAGGCGAAGGCCGATCGGTCGCTGCGGATCGTCGTGCGCGATCCCTGTGGCGCCGTGGCCCCCGCGCAGGCGCCTACCGACCCGGACCCGCGCGTGAGCGGCGTCACGGCGCCGCAAACGGAGGTGAGAAGCGCACCGCCGGACCGGTAA
- a CDS encoding sensor domain-containing diguanylate cyclase, whose translation MAADARRPAELWGPVGLPHLLRAGARALTRRSGWRYAGRAEYEQATSWIKGQGGGIALRFVVGSLALLMVPLCIGVLFSDARPRSTAAMIVFVVAASGSAVLGTWWLRLRRPRAQDAMTFVAIADICLLTGCLAQFGIAKVAGTTYLGMLAMLTAFLLGWRILVVHCLFSLAAIAACTVAAVQADGVAMGQLYAILAPAATIDFALPMLVQFIVEFGRRGIGVVTVERNRDTLTGLFSRAGLQATLRGLVHRREHDTAVVAILDLDGFKAYNDTYGHLAGDKYLAETAQWLRGGLSSALIGRMGGDEFVIVALRLGRTEADVVIGDLRRLVDEGGPIAGSIGLVVRPRLSTSDLPSAVGEADRALYTAKADRSRRLVVRDLTVRDADDSD comes from the coding sequence TTGGCCGCTGACGCGCGGCGGCCGGCCGAGCTGTGGGGACCGGTCGGTCTGCCGCATCTTCTCCGTGCCGGGGCTCGGGCGCTGACCCGCCGATCCGGTTGGCGGTACGCCGGGCGCGCCGAGTACGAACAGGCGACGTCCTGGATCAAGGGGCAGGGCGGCGGTATCGCGCTGCGCTTCGTGGTGGGGTCCCTGGCGCTGCTGATGGTGCCGCTGTGCATCGGCGTCCTGTTCTCCGACGCCCGCCCGCGCAGCACCGCCGCGATGATCGTGTTCGTGGTCGCCGCCAGCGGCAGCGCGGTACTCGGTACCTGGTGGCTCCGGCTGCGGAGGCCGCGCGCTCAGGATGCGATGACCTTCGTGGCGATCGCCGACATCTGTCTCCTCACCGGGTGCCTCGCCCAGTTCGGCATCGCCAAGGTGGCGGGAACCACCTACCTCGGCATGCTGGCGATGCTCACCGCCTTCCTCCTGGGGTGGCGGATCCTGGTCGTGCACTGCCTGTTCTCCCTCGCCGCGATCGCGGCCTGCACGGTCGCGGCCGTCCAGGCCGACGGCGTCGCGATGGGTCAGCTGTACGCGATCCTCGCTCCTGCGGCGACGATCGACTTCGCTCTCCCGATGCTCGTCCAGTTCATCGTCGAGTTCGGTCGACGCGGGATCGGCGTGGTGACGGTCGAGCGCAACCGGGACACCTTGACGGGCCTGTTCAGCCGCGCCGGCCTGCAGGCCACGCTCCGCGGCCTCGTCCACCGGCGTGAGCACGACACCGCGGTGGTCGCGATCCTGGACCTCGACGGCTTCAAGGCCTACAACGACACCTACGGCCATCTCGCCGGCGACAAGTACCTCGCCGAGACGGCGCAGTGGCTCCGCGGCGGTCTCTCGAGCGCGCTCATCGGCCGAATGGGCGGCGACGAGTTCGTGATCGTCGCCCTCCGGCTGGGGCGCACGGAGGCGGACGTGGTCATCGGCGACCTGCGCCGGTTGGTGGACGAGGGCGGCCCGATCGCCGGGAGCATCGGCCTCGTCGTGCGCCCCCGCCTCAGCACCTCGGACCTGCCCAGCGCGGTGGGAGAGGCCGATCGGGCCCTCTACACGGCGAAGGCGGACCGCTCGCGCCGCCTGGTGGTTCGCGATCTGACCGTGCGGGACGCCGACGACTCCGACTAG
- a CDS encoding sensor domain-containing diguanylate cyclase translates to MSAEPDPPVSAGPVAKRATARRLVRRVRRELTDGRAWRTAGTAEYAYTTEAIRFLRGEWALRVSIAFLAMMMLPLALVMQFNPMGPHGVLPRTIHLGAAVIGFVLGIRWVVGAWPTVREAVWFLLGADALIGIAVSVLSEPTARICGAIHLAMLGMFAAFLLGWRILLVHCVYSLVLIAGLTGYSILAEGRSLLDLYVYTTPAITTVVGLPVVIQVVVETGRYGITRVSREWYTDVLTGVHNRRGMSFAVRRAALRVGSDDIMLVGALDLDDFKRYNDSHGHTAGDELLVDVARRLMAVPRLVVGRNGGDEFGLFAVRADRDDAARVLEELRDLVQRHGDGDRRIRGSLGVVIARGRDRDRLGELAVEADEALYQAKRSPTTAVVVRNPLML, encoded by the coding sequence GTGTCCGCGGAGCCTGATCCGCCCGTCTCCGCCGGGCCGGTGGCGAAGCGCGCGACGGCCCGCCGACTCGTCCGCCGCGTCCGCCGCGAACTGACGGACGGCCGGGCGTGGCGCACGGCCGGCACGGCCGAGTACGCGTACACCACCGAGGCGATCCGGTTCCTCCGCGGCGAGTGGGCCCTGCGGGTGAGCATCGCGTTCCTCGCGATGATGATGCTGCCGCTGGCCCTCGTGATGCAGTTCAACCCGATGGGTCCGCACGGGGTCCTGCCGCGGACGATTCACCTGGGCGCCGCGGTGATCGGCTTCGTCCTCGGGATCCGGTGGGTGGTCGGCGCGTGGCCCACCGTGCGCGAAGCCGTGTGGTTCCTCCTCGGCGCCGACGCGCTGATCGGGATCGCCGTCTCGGTGCTGTCCGAGCCCACGGCACGCATCTGCGGCGCGATCCACCTCGCGATGTTGGGCATGTTCGCCGCGTTCCTGCTCGGGTGGCGGATCCTGCTGGTGCACTGCGTCTACTCGCTGGTGCTCATCGCGGGGCTGACGGGCTACTCGATCCTCGCGGAGGGGCGTTCCCTTCTGGATCTGTACGTGTACACGACTCCCGCGATCACCACCGTGGTCGGGCTTCCCGTCGTCATCCAGGTCGTCGTGGAAACCGGGCGGTACGGCATCACCCGTGTCTCCCGCGAGTGGTACACCGACGTTCTCACGGGCGTGCACAATCGGCGCGGGATGTCCTTCGCCGTGCGCCGTGCCGCGCTGCGGGTCGGCTCCGACGACATCATGCTCGTAGGGGCCCTCGATCTGGACGACTTCAAGCGGTACAACGACTCCCACGGACACACGGCGGGGGACGAGTTGCTCGTCGACGTCGCGCGGCGCCTCATGGCCGTGCCGCGGTTGGTCGTGGGCCGCAACGGCGGCGACGAGTTCGGCCTGTTCGCGGTCCGTGCCGACCGGGACGACGCCGCGCGCGTGCTGGAGGAGCTCCGCGACCTCGTGCAGCGGCACGGGGACGGGGACAGGAGGATCCGCGGCAGCCTCGGTGTCGTGATCGCGCGAGGTCGTGATCGGGACCGGCTCGGAGAGCTCGCGGTCGAGGCGGACGAGGCCCTGTATCAGGCCAAGCGCTCCCCGACGACGGCGGTCGTGGTGCGGAATCCGCTGATGTTGTAA
- the trpA gene encoding tryptophan synthase subunit alpha: MSALAPVFEQCRADNRAALVTYLPCGYPSKQGGIDTVVAMAESGADIVELGVAYSDPVMDGPVIQRAADDALRGGIRVRDIFSYAEAVAAAGAAPVVMAYWNPVLKYGVEAFARDLAAAGGRGMITPNLIPDEADEWIAAADRHGLDKIFLAAPSSTPERLAMTAKASSGFLYAASTMGVTGARDAVDNVAPELVARIREVSDIPVGVGLGVRSREQAAEIAAYADAVIVGSALVSAAGESLDAVRSLTSELAAGVRGA; this comes from the coding sequence GTGAGCGCACTGGCACCGGTCTTCGAGCAGTGCCGGGCGGACAACCGCGCGGCCCTCGTCACCTATCTTCCCTGCGGGTACCCGTCGAAGCAGGGCGGCATCGACACCGTGGTCGCGATGGCCGAGTCCGGCGCCGACATCGTCGAACTCGGCGTGGCCTACAGCGACCCCGTCATGGACGGCCCCGTCATCCAGCGCGCCGCCGACGACGCGCTCCGCGGCGGGATCCGGGTCCGCGACATCTTCTCCTACGCGGAGGCCGTCGCCGCGGCCGGCGCCGCCCCCGTCGTCATGGCGTACTGGAATCCGGTCCTCAAGTACGGCGTCGAAGCCTTCGCGCGGGATCTCGCCGCCGCCGGTGGCCGGGGCATGATCACGCCGAACCTCATTCCCGACGAGGCCGACGAGTGGATCGCGGCCGCCGACCGCCACGGCCTGGACAAGATCTTCCTCGCCGCACCGTCGTCGACGCCGGAACGGCTCGCGATGACCGCGAAGGCATCGTCGGGCTTCCTCTACGCCGCGTCGACGATGGGCGTCACCGGCGCCCGCGACGCCGTCGACAACGTGGCACCGGAGCTCGTCGCCCGCATCCGCGAGGTGTCGGACATCCCCGTCGGCGTCGGCCTGGGTGTGCGATCGCGCGAGCAGGCCGCGGAGATCGCGGCGTACGCCGATGCCGTGATCGTCGGTTCCGCACTGGTCAGCGCGGCGGGGGAGTCGCTGGACGCGGTGCGTTCACTGACCTCCGAGCTCGCCGCCGGTGTCCGCGGAGCCTGA